The following coding sequences lie in one Arachis hypogaea cultivar Tifrunner chromosome 4, arahy.Tifrunner.gnm2.J5K5, whole genome shotgun sequence genomic window:
- the LOC112794615 gene encoding homeobox-leucine zipper protein HDG11, producing MSSSVTGAAGSGDDGRSSNNKGKRPAYKRLTSAQTAKLEKYIIDCPHPDEAQRRQLAEEVGIEPKQVKFWFQNKRTQIKNQHERADNNALRAENERIQNENLLMKEALNNILCPSCGGPPAAGEDHEHFMQKMLLENAHLKEEASLNSFNTSSFQHVSHGKISNILSRYLEKEVLHPEDIEQLNAIPNNIDIAGSSSTTPLYDFSVANGTLLNQQQGVSINDVVAGPSSSLLHHQNYVPPPIVADNNNNGEQGVAVMEVALASEVAATALDELLRLIRLNEPFWVGSAFDGKLVLHGESYEKMFPRVYQFNDGNSRVESSKESGIVNISGIQLVDLFLDSEKWANAFPTIVTKAQTLEVFEIGLPESRSGALQLMYEEMHGFSPLVASREFQFLRHCHQLEPGSWIITDVSFDSLRNYPFRLPRSRSWRRPSGCLIQELPNSTSCMVTWIEHVEVDDKIQTHRLYRDLVSTNAAYGAQRWIMELQRMCLRSMSYALENIPDHEYGGVINTNEGRRSVMRLGQRLVRLFSENLNMSGKVEFPQLSVEYNSGVRISARRCTEKGQPNGTIVIAATSLWLPLHYHTVFEFLTDINKRSQWDVLFCTTPVHYIAHISNGTHPANNTSIIQPFMSSENNAVIIQESFIDPVGSSYIVYAPADVEAIHVAISGEDSSTIPILPSGFVVCGDGRASMMSNSTIIAPSVLGGVGSYGYQHRSEGGSLLTVAFQILVNTITCGPNLVNMESVDSINTLLTSTVQKIKDALNCNALH from the exons ATGAGTTCTTCAGTGACAGGAGCTGCTGGATCTGGTGATGATGGAAGAAGTAGTaacaacaaaggaaaaagaccTGCCTACAAACGCCTTACTTCTGCTCAAACAGCTAAACTTGAAAA GTACATTATTGATTGTCCTCATCCTGATGAAGCTCAACGAAGGCAACTTGCTGAGGAGGTTGGGATAGAGCCAAAACAAGTCAAGTTTTGGTTTCAGAATAAGAGAACTCAAATaaag AATCAACATGAGCGAGCAGATAACAATGCTCTTCGGGCTGAGAATGAAAGGATACAAAACGAGAATCTCCTAATGAAAGAGGCACTTAATAATATACTTTGCCCTTCTTGTGGGGGCCCACCTGCCGCTGGTGAAGACCATGAACACTTCATGCAGAAAATGCTTCTTGAAAATGCCCACCTTAAGGAAGAGGCAAGCCTAAACTCCTTCAACACATCCTCTTTTCAACATGTTTCG CATGGGAAAATATCAAACATTCTTTCAAGGTACTTGGAGAAAGAGGTGCTACACCCTGAAGATATAGAGCAGCTAAACGCAATTCCGAACAACATAGACATTGCGGGGTCATCATCAACAACACCACTGTATGATTTCTCAGTTGCAAATGGAACCTTGTTGAACCAACAACAAGGGGTTAGCATCAATGATGTTGTTGCAGGCCCTTCTTCTTCACTACTTCATCATCAGAACTATGTTCCACCACCAATTGTtgctgataataataataatggggaACAAGGTGTGGCAGTAATGGAGGTTGCATTGGCCTCCGAGGTTGCGGCTACCGCCCTGGATGAACTGCTTAGGCTTATTCGCCTCAATGAACCGTTCTGGGTTGGTTCTGCTTTTGATGGGAAGCTTGTGCTTCACGGTGAAAGCTACGAAAAGATGTTCCCTAGGGTTTATCAATTCAACGATGGAAACTCTCGTGTTGAATCATCAAAGGAATCAGGGATTGTCAACATAAGTGGGATTCAACTGGTTGATTTGTTTCTTGATTCG GAAAAATGGGCGAATGCTTTTCCAACAATAGTTACAAAAGCGCAGACACTTGAAGTCTTTGAAATTGGATTGCCAGAAAGTCGAAGCGGAGCCTTACAATTG ATGTATGAAGAGATGCACGGGTTTTCACCATTGGTGGCATCTCGTGAATTCCAATTCCTCCGGCACTGCCATCAACTGGAGCCTGGATCGTGGATCATAACAGATGTGTCTTTCGATTCGCTTCGAAACTACCCCTTTCGCCTTCCTCGCTCTCGCTCTTGGAGACGTCCCTCTGGATGCTTGATCCAGGAACTCCCCAACTCCACTTCTTGCATG GTTACTTGGATCGAACACGTGGAAGTGGATGATAAGATTCAGACTCACCGGCTTTACAGAGATCTTGTTAGCACCAATGCTGCATATGGAGCACAGAGATGGATTATGGAACTTCAAAGAATGTGCCTCAGATCTATGAGCTATGCTCTTGAAAACATACCTGATCATGAATATGGTGGAG TGATAAATACAAATGAAGGAAGGAGGAGTGTGATGAGGCTAGGTCAGAGGCTGGTGAGGCTATTTAGTGAGAATTTGAACATGAGTGGAAAGGTGGAGTTTCCGCAGTTGAGTGTGGAGTACAACAGTGGGGTGAGGATCTCAGCTCGAAGATGCACAGAGAAAGGGCAGCCAAATGGGACCATTGTGATTGCTGCAACGTCTCTTTGGCTGCCTCTCCATTACCACACAGTGTTTGAATTCTTGACTGATATCAACAAACGCTCTCAGTGGGATGTTCTTTTCTGCACAACTCCAGTCCACTACATTGCACACATCTCAAATGGAACTCATCCTGCCAACAATACATCAATTATCCAG CCATTCATGTCAAGCGAGAACAATGCCGTTATAATTCAAGAAAGCTTCATAGACCCAGTGGGATCATCTTACATAGTGTATGCTCCAGCTGACGTGGAAGCCATCCACGTCGCCATTAGCGGCGAGGACTCTTCCACCATCCCTATCCTTCCCTCAGGATTTGTTGTGTGTGGAGATGGCAGAGCATCAATGATGAGCAACAGCACCATTATTGCACCATCGGTTCTTGGTGGAGTTGGAAGCTATGGCTATCAGCATAGATCAGAAGGAGGGTCACTGTTGACGGTGGCATTCCAAATTCTGGTTAATACCATCACTTGTGGACCCAACCTAGTGAATATGGAATCTGTGGATTCTATTAACACCCTTTTGACTTCAACCGTCCAGAAGATCAAGGACGCTTTGAACTGCAATGCCTTGCACTGA